One genomic region from Streptomyces sp. Li-HN-5-11 encodes:
- the serA gene encoding phosphoglycerate dehydrogenase has product MSSKPVVLIAEELSPATVDALGPDFEIRHCNGADRAELLPAIADVDAILIRSATKVDAEAVAAAHKLKVVARAGVGLDNVDVSAATKAGVMVVNAPTSNIVTAAELACGLILSTARNIPQANAALKNGEWKRSKYTGVELAEKTLGVVGLGRIGALVAQRMSAFGMKVVAYDPYVQPARAAQMGVKVLTLDELLEVSDFITVHLPKTPETLGLIGDEALRKVKPSVRIVNAARGGIVDEEALYSALKEGRVAGAGLDVYAKEPCTDSPLFEFDQVVCTPHLGASTDEAQEKAGIAVAKSVRLALAGELVPDAVNVQGGVIAEDVKPGLPLAERLGRIFTALAGEVAVRLDVEVYGEITQHDVKVLELSALKGVFEDVVDETVSYVNAPLFAQERGVEVRLTTSSESPDHRNVVTVRGTLADGEEVSVSGTLAGPKHLQKIVAVGDYDVDLALADHMVVLRYEDRPGVVGTVGRILGEAGINIAGMQVSRSAAGGEALAVLTVDDTVPAGVLAEVATEIGATSARSVNLV; this is encoded by the coding sequence GTGAGCTCGAAACCCGTCGTACTCATCGCTGAAGAGCTGTCGCCCGCGACCGTCGACGCGCTCGGCCCGGACTTCGAGATCCGGCACTGCAACGGCGCGGACCGGGCCGAACTGCTCCCCGCCATCGCCGACGTCGACGCCATCCTGATCCGCTCGGCCACCAAGGTCGACGCCGAGGCCGTCGCCGCCGCGCACAAGCTCAAGGTCGTCGCGCGCGCCGGCGTCGGCCTGGACAACGTCGACGTCTCCGCCGCCACCAAGGCCGGCGTGATGGTCGTCAACGCCCCGACCTCCAACATCGTGACCGCCGCCGAGCTCGCCTGCGGTCTGATCCTCTCCACGGCCCGCAACATCCCGCAGGCCAACGCCGCGCTGAAGAACGGCGAGTGGAAGCGCAGCAAGTACACCGGCGTCGAGCTCGCCGAGAAGACCCTCGGCGTCGTCGGCCTCGGCCGCATCGGCGCCCTGGTCGCCCAGCGCATGTCCGCCTTCGGCATGAAGGTCGTCGCCTACGACCCCTACGTCCAGCCCGCGCGGGCCGCCCAGATGGGCGTCAAGGTGCTGACCCTGGACGAGCTGCTCGAGGTCTCCGACTTCATCACCGTCCACCTGCCGAAGACCCCCGAGACCCTCGGCCTGATCGGCGACGAGGCGCTGCGCAAGGTCAAGCCGAGCGTGCGCATCGTCAACGCCGCGCGCGGTGGCATCGTCGACGAGGAGGCGCTGTACTCGGCGCTCAAGGAGGGCCGCGTCGCCGGTGCGGGCCTGGACGTGTACGCCAAGGAGCCGTGCACGGACTCCCCGCTGTTCGAGTTCGACCAGGTCGTCTGCACCCCGCACCTGGGTGCCTCGACGGACGAGGCCCAGGAGAAGGCCGGTATCGCCGTCGCCAAGTCGGTGCGGCTCGCGCTCGCCGGTGAGCTGGTCCCGGACGCGGTGAACGTGCAGGGCGGTGTCATCGCCGAGGACGTCAAGCCGGGCCTGCCGCTCGCCGAGCGCCTCGGCCGCATCTTCACCGCGCTCGCCGGCGAGGTCGCGGTCCGCCTCGACGTCGAGGTCTACGGCGAGATCACCCAGCACGACGTGAAGGTGCTGGAGCTGTCGGCGCTGAAGGGCGTCTTCGAGGACGTCGTCGACGAGACCGTGTCGTACGTGAACGCTCCGCTGTTCGCCCAGGAGCGGGGCGTCGAGGTACGCCTCACGACCAGCTCGGAGTCGCCGGACCACCGCAACGTGGTGACCGTGCGCGGCACGCTGGCGGACGGCGAGGAGGTGTCGGTCTCCGGCACGCTGGCCGGCCCCAAGCACCTGCAGAAGATCGTCGCGGTCGGCGACTACGACGTCGACCTCGCGCTCGCCGACCACATGGTCGTCCTGCGGTACGAGGACCGTCCGGGCGTCGTCGGCACGGTGGGCCGCATCCTCGGTGAGGCGGGGATCAACATCGCGGGCATGCAGGTCTCCCGCTCGGCGGCCGGCGGCGAGGCGCTGGCGGTGCTGACGGTCGACGACACGGTGCCCGCCGGGGTGCTGGCCGAGGTCGCCACCGAGATCGGCGCGACGTCCGCCCGCTCGGTGAACCTGGTCTGA
- a CDS encoding EAL domain-containing protein, with amino-acid sequence MSPPPPATTTLDGPLRTQPSPRTRLPRPPAPDGRPGMLRPLVLVLVCAGYAAGSAFDWGSHELALIMGDFGLTAAAGTAAVSCVLYARSPRVRFRPAWLLFALSSAMAALGNAVWGWYEVVLDEPVPSPSYADLFFLCFAPPAIVGLLVLAKRPVTKAGWVCLALDAWLIGGSLLTLSWSLALAQAAKFDGPSVAHTALSLAYPLLDIALVSMVLALHFRRTPVNRTAVNTAIGGLALTVLSDALFTSPLLHSSYRSGQLLDAGWFAGSLLLAYAPWAGRAAAHRYGADRLDGDPHGPHRHDGSAHGTRRRDGDRRDTDGHARVADGHGHARGNDSRTRVVREHVPGQRPAARTVHAHPSPPGGEHDRYPAGRPIAGSIAALTPYLAAAVCTLGILYNLLNGHSVDRVVLITAGAVVLALVMRQGIMLLDNITLTQELAQKENHFRSLVQGSSDVIMIAAPNGILRYVSPAAAGVYGRSAEELVGTELASLIHPEDLGCVVHEVRRFLVAGPHEEPTTRIECRFRSGDGGWLNVESTINRHHGGLIFNSRDVTERVRLQAQLQHNAEHDPLTDLPNRALFTKRVQQALSGRRSTDRGTAVLFIDLDGFKAVNDTIGHQAGDELLVQAARRLQDAVRQGDTASRLGGDEFAALIVGDGTRDRTAREGNILELADRLRVTLSQPYVIDGNDVRVAASIGVAFAEPGLGAGELLRNADLAMYRAKAAGKGRVELYKPQMQQDVVRKAELATRLRAALHDGEFTLLHQPVVRLEDGRITSVAAHARWCSSQGVLFTPAEFLRVAEDSDKTAELGRWMLEQAVERAAERAAAGMTASVVVRMGARRLLDRSLPLSSLEGLLTRHGLPSGSLVIELSDTDPRIGMDELERRLTALRRLGVRIALDGFGSGFGALTALRRLPVDVLKLDRGLVEGIVESARLHKITSGLLRIAGDLGLQSVADGVDLPEQVVALRAMGCTHGQGMAFAGPLDEHRLRRALTSGHCPVPHGPAEPAFAGGGAGVHTSVVHTGGLSAGGVHTGGMSASGVSAGGVTALLGGATALRPHNETPVPPT; translated from the coding sequence GTGAGCCCGCCCCCGCCCGCCACGACCACGCTCGACGGACCGCTGCGGACCCAGCCCTCACCGCGGACGCGGCTGCCCCGGCCGCCCGCCCCCGACGGCAGGCCCGGCATGCTCCGCCCGCTCGTCCTGGTCCTGGTGTGTGCGGGATACGCCGCCGGTTCCGCGTTCGACTGGGGTTCCCACGAGCTCGCGCTGATCATGGGCGACTTCGGGCTGACCGCAGCGGCCGGCACCGCCGCCGTGTCGTGCGTGCTGTACGCCCGCAGTCCCCGAGTCCGCTTTCGACCCGCCTGGCTGCTGTTCGCCCTCTCCTCGGCGATGGCGGCCCTGGGCAACGCGGTCTGGGGGTGGTACGAGGTCGTCCTCGACGAGCCCGTACCCAGCCCCAGCTACGCCGACCTGTTCTTCCTGTGCTTCGCGCCGCCCGCCATCGTCGGCCTGCTGGTGCTCGCCAAACGGCCGGTGACCAAGGCCGGTTGGGTGTGCCTCGCGCTGGACGCCTGGCTGATCGGCGGCTCGCTGCTCACGCTGTCGTGGAGCCTCGCGCTCGCCCAGGCGGCCAAGTTCGACGGGCCCAGCGTCGCGCACACCGCGCTGTCGCTCGCGTACCCGCTGCTCGACATCGCCCTGGTCAGCATGGTGCTGGCGTTGCACTTCCGGCGCACGCCGGTCAACCGCACCGCCGTGAACACCGCGATCGGCGGTCTCGCCCTGACCGTGCTGAGCGACGCGCTGTTCACCTCGCCGCTGCTGCACAGCAGTTACCGCTCCGGCCAACTGCTCGACGCGGGCTGGTTCGCCGGATCGCTGCTCCTCGCGTACGCCCCCTGGGCCGGGCGGGCAGCCGCCCACCGGTACGGCGCGGACCGGCTCGACGGCGACCCGCACGGCCCGCACCGGCACGACGGCAGCGCGCACGGCACGCGCCGGCGGGACGGCGACCGCCGCGACACCGACGGGCACGCCCGCGTGGCCGACGGGCACGGGCACGCCCGAGGCAACGACAGCCGCACGCGCGTGGTGCGCGAGCACGTACCGGGACAGCGCCCGGCCGCACGCACCGTCCACGCCCACCCGTCCCCGCCGGGAGGCGAGCACGACCGGTATCCCGCCGGCCGGCCCATCGCCGGCTCCATCGCCGCCCTCACGCCGTACCTCGCCGCCGCCGTGTGCACGCTGGGGATCCTCTACAACCTCCTCAACGGCCACAGCGTCGACCGCGTGGTCCTGATCACCGCGGGTGCCGTCGTGCTCGCACTCGTCATGCGCCAGGGCATCATGCTGCTCGACAACATCACCCTCACCCAGGAACTGGCGCAGAAGGAGAACCACTTCCGCTCCCTGGTGCAGGGCTCCAGCGACGTCATCATGATCGCCGCGCCCAACGGCATCCTGAGGTACGTCTCCCCGGCGGCCGCCGGGGTGTACGGCCGGTCCGCGGAGGAACTGGTCGGCACGGAACTGGCCAGCCTCATCCACCCCGAGGACCTCGGCTGCGTGGTGCACGAGGTACGCCGCTTCCTCGTCGCCGGCCCGCACGAGGAACCCACCACGCGCATCGAGTGCCGCTTCCGGTCCGGCGACGGCGGCTGGCTGAACGTCGAGTCGACCATCAACCGTCACCACGGCGGCCTCATCTTCAACAGCCGGGACGTCACCGAACGCGTGCGCCTGCAGGCGCAGCTCCAGCACAACGCCGAGCACGACCCGCTCACCGACCTGCCCAACCGCGCCCTGTTCACCAAGCGCGTGCAGCAGGCGCTGTCCGGCCGTCGCTCCACCGACCGCGGCACGGCCGTGCTCTTCATCGACCTGGACGGCTTCAAGGCCGTCAACGACACGATCGGGCACCAGGCCGGGGACGAGTTGCTCGTCCAGGCCGCCCGCAGACTCCAGGACGCGGTCCGGCAGGGGGACACCGCCTCCCGGCTCGGCGGCGACGAGTTCGCGGCCCTCATCGTCGGGGACGGCACCCGCGACCGCACGGCCCGGGAGGGGAACATCCTGGAGCTCGCCGACCGCCTCAGGGTGACGCTGTCGCAGCCGTACGTCATCGACGGCAACGATGTCCGGGTCGCCGCGTCCATCGGTGTCGCCTTCGCCGAGCCCGGCCTCGGCGCGGGAGAGCTGCTGCGCAACGCCGACCTCGCCATGTACCGGGCCAAGGCGGCCGGCAAGGGCCGGGTCGAGCTGTACAAGCCGCAGATGCAACAGGACGTCGTGCGCAAGGCGGAACTGGCCACACGGCTGCGCGCCGCCCTGCACGACGGCGAGTTCACCCTGCTGCACCAGCCCGTCGTGCGCCTCGAGGACGGCCGGATCACATCGGTCGCCGCCCACGCCCGCTGGTGCTCCTCCCAAGGGGTGCTCTTCACCCCGGCCGAGTTCCTGCGGGTGGCCGAGGACAGCGACAAGACGGCCGAGCTGGGCCGCTGGATGCTGGAGCAGGCGGTGGAACGGGCGGCGGAGCGCGCCGCGGCAGGGATGACCGCCTCCGTGGTGGTCCGGATGGGCGCCCGCCGGCTCCTGGACCGCTCGCTGCCGCTCAGCTCCCTCGAGGGCCTGCTGACCCGGCACGGGCTGCCGTCGGGGTCCCTGGTGATCGAACTGTCCGACACCGATCCGCGGATCGGGATGGACGAACTGGAGCGGCGTCTGACGGCTCTCAGACGACTCGGCGTACGGATCGCGCTGGACGGCTTCGGCAGCGGCTTCGGCGCCCTCACGGCCCTCAGAAGGCTCCCCGTCGACGTGCTGAAGCTCGACCGCGGACTGGTCGAGGGCATCGTCGAGTCCGCCCGCCTGCACAAGATCACCAGCGGGCTGCTGCGCATCGCCGGCGACCTCGGCCTGCAGTCCGTGGCGGACGGCGTGGACCTGCCCGAACAGGTCGTCGCCCTGCGCGCGATGGGCTGCACCCACGGCCAGGGCATGGCGTTCGCCGGTCCGCTGGACGAGCACCGGCTGCGCCGGGCGCTCACTTCCGGCCATTGTCCGGTGCCGCACGGACCGGCCGAACCGGCGTTCGCCGGGGGTGGCGCGGGGGTGCACACGAGCGTCGTGCACACCGGGGGCCTGTCCGCGGGAGGCGTGCACACCGGCGGGATGTCCGCCAGTGGTGTGTCCGCCGGTGGTGTGACGGCCCTCCTCGGGGGCGCGACAGCCCTTCGCCCACATAATGAGACTCCCGTCCCACCCACTTGA
- a CDS encoding 2-hydroxyacid dehydrogenase encodes MTADVWLPIPPDDIDGLPKGLNYLFWDGGDDGAQEFPGDPADCAVYVVPYMKRRSVKARPLERMTNLRLVQTLTAGVDDITAHLPSIVPGVQLCNARGVHEASTAELALTLILASLRGIPGFVRAQQQEQWQSAFRPALADKSVLIVGYGAIGAAIEDRLAPFEVARVARVARSKRTTARGPVHPLTDLPALLPEADVVVLSTPLTDATRGLVGADFLARMKDGALLVNVARGPVVDTKALLTELDSGRLTAALDVTDPEPLPPGHPLWRAPGVLISPHVGGPTSAFLPRAKRLLVDQLRRFVNREPLANVILTTGAASA; translated from the coding sequence ATGACTGCTGACGTGTGGCTGCCCATCCCGCCGGACGACATCGACGGGCTCCCCAAGGGGCTGAACTACCTGTTCTGGGACGGAGGCGACGACGGCGCCCAGGAGTTCCCCGGCGACCCGGCCGACTGCGCGGTGTACGTGGTGCCCTACATGAAGCGCAGGTCGGTCAAGGCGCGCCCGCTGGAGCGGATGACGAACCTCCGGCTCGTGCAGACGCTGACGGCGGGCGTCGACGACATCACCGCGCACCTGCCCTCCATCGTCCCCGGTGTCCAGTTGTGCAACGCGCGCGGAGTGCACGAGGCGAGCACGGCGGAGCTCGCGCTCACGCTGATCCTCGCCTCCCTGCGCGGCATCCCCGGCTTCGTCCGGGCCCAGCAGCAGGAGCAGTGGCAGAGCGCCTTCCGCCCCGCACTGGCCGACAAGAGCGTCCTCATCGTCGGCTACGGAGCGATCGGCGCGGCCATCGAGGACCGGCTCGCGCCGTTCGAGGTCGCGCGGGTGGCGCGCGTGGCGCGCTCCAAGCGCACCACGGCGCGCGGTCCGGTGCATCCGCTCACCGATCTGCCCGCCCTGCTCCCGGAAGCGGATGTCGTCGTGCTGTCCACGCCCTTGACAGACGCCACCCGGGGGCTGGTGGGCGCGGACTTCCTCGCGCGGATGAAGGACGGCGCGCTCCTGGTGAACGTCGCCCGCGGGCCCGTCGTCGACACCAAGGCGCTGCTGACCGAGCTGGACAGCGGCCGGCTCACCGCGGCCCTCGACGTGACCGACCCCGAGCCGCTGCCCCCGGGACACCCCCTGTGGCGTGCGCCGGGCGTGCTGATCAGCCCCCACGTCGGCGGCCCCACGTCCGCCTTCCTGCCGCGCGCCAAGCGGCTCCTGGTGGACCAGTTGCGGCGCTTCGTGAACCGGGAGCCGCTCGCCAACGTGATCCTTACGACGGGCGCGGCAAGCGCGTAG
- the ilvC gene encoding ketol-acid reductoisomerase, whose product MAELFYDADADLSIIQGRKVAVIGYGSQGHAHALSLRDSGVDVRVGLHEGSKSKAKAEEQGLRVVSPSEAAAEADVIMILVPDPIQAQVYEEYIAPNLSDGDALFFGHGLNIRYGFIKPPAGVDVCMVAPKGPGHLVRRQYEEGRGVPCIVAVEQDASGNAFALALSYAKGIGGTRAGVIKTTFTEETETDLFGEQAVLCGGTAALVKAGFETLVEAGYQPEIAYFECLHELKLIVDLMYEGGLEKMRWSISETAEWGDYVTGPRIITDATKAEMKKVLAEIQDGSFARNWMDEYHGGLKKYNEYKKQDSEHLLETTGKELRKLMSWVNEEA is encoded by the coding sequence GTGGCCGAGCTGTTCTACGACGCTGACGCCGACCTGTCCATCATCCAGGGCCGCAAGGTCGCGGTCATCGGCTACGGCAGCCAGGGCCACGCCCACGCCCTGTCGCTGCGCGACTCCGGTGTCGACGTCCGGGTCGGTCTGCACGAGGGCTCCAAGTCCAAGGCGAAGGCCGAGGAGCAGGGCCTGCGCGTGGTGAGCCCGTCCGAGGCCGCCGCCGAGGCCGACGTCATCATGATCCTGGTCCCGGACCCGATCCAGGCCCAGGTCTACGAGGAGTACATCGCCCCGAACCTGAGCGACGGCGACGCCCTGTTCTTCGGCCACGGCCTGAACATCCGCTACGGCTTCATCAAGCCCCCGGCCGGCGTGGACGTCTGCATGGTCGCCCCGAAGGGCCCGGGCCACCTGGTGCGCCGCCAGTACGAGGAGGGCCGCGGCGTTCCGTGCATCGTGGCCGTCGAGCAGGACGCGAGCGGCAACGCCTTCGCGCTCGCCCTGTCCTACGCCAAGGGCATCGGCGGCACCCGCGCCGGCGTCATCAAGACGACCTTCACCGAGGAGACCGAGACCGACCTGTTCGGCGAGCAGGCCGTCCTGTGCGGCGGCACCGCCGCCCTGGTCAAGGCGGGCTTCGAAACCCTGGTCGAGGCCGGTTACCAGCCGGAGATCGCCTACTTCGAGTGCCTGCACGAGCTGAAGCTCATCGTCGACCTCATGTACGAGGGCGGCCTGGAGAAGATGCGCTGGTCGATCTCCGAGACCGCCGAGTGGGGCGACTACGTCACCGGCCCGCGCATCATCACCGACGCCACCAAGGCCGAGATGAAGAAGGTCCTCGCGGAGATCCAGGACGGCTCCTTCGCCCGCAACTGGATGGACGAGTACCACGGCGGTCTGAAGAAGTACAACGAGTACAAGAAGCAGGACTCCGAGCACCTGCTGGAGACCACCGGCAAGGAGCTGCGCAAGCTCATGAGCTGGGTGAACGAGGAGGCGTAA
- a CDS encoding aldo/keto reductase, with protein MERRTIGAAALGVGAVGLGCMPMSWAYSTSRQRGDASLRAVHRALDLGSTLLDTADMYGPFTNELLLGRVLKERRSDAFVSTKVGLLVGEQHIVANGRPGYVRRACDASLRRLQTDVIDLYQLHRADPEVPVEETWGAMAELVRAGKVRALGVCAVGARGRRRPGKRPFDGTIRLLERVQQVFPVSAVQAELSVWSPQALSSLLPWCEARGVGFLAAMPLGSGFLTGTLTPGEGFEPDDVRARHPRFTAEMMAANQPIVAGLRRVAARHGAGVTPAQTALAWVLAQGRHVVPVPGSKQERWVAENARAAEVRLTAEDVAELGRLPGALGSWN; from the coding sequence GTGGAGCGCAGGACGATCGGCGCGGCGGCGCTCGGGGTGGGGGCCGTGGGACTCGGGTGCATGCCGATGAGCTGGGCGTACAGCACCTCGCGACAGCGGGGGGACGCATCGCTCAGGGCCGTGCACCGGGCGCTGGACCTGGGCTCGACCCTGCTGGACACGGCCGACATGTACGGCCCGTTCACCAACGAGCTGCTGCTGGGGCGGGTGTTGAAGGAGCGGCGCTCCGATGCCTTCGTGTCGACGAAGGTCGGTCTGCTGGTGGGCGAGCAGCACATCGTGGCGAACGGACGGCCCGGCTATGTGCGGCGGGCGTGCGACGCGTCGCTGAGACGGCTGCAGACGGATGTGATCGACCTCTACCAGTTGCACCGCGCCGACCCTGAGGTCCCCGTGGAGGAGACCTGGGGGGCGATGGCGGAGCTGGTGCGGGCCGGGAAGGTGCGGGCGCTGGGTGTGTGTGCCGTGGGGGCCCGGGGCAGGCGCCGGCCGGGGAAGCGGCCGTTTGACGGAACGATCCGCCTGCTGGAGCGGGTGCAGCAGGTCTTTCCGGTGAGCGCGGTGCAGGCCGAGCTGTCGGTGTGGTCGCCGCAGGCGCTTTCGTCCCTGCTCCCCTGGTGCGAGGCGCGGGGCGTCGGCTTCCTCGCGGCGATGCCCCTCGGCAGCGGCTTCCTGACCGGCACGCTCACCCCCGGCGAGGGCTTCGAGCCGGACGACGTGCGCGCCCGCCATCCGCGCTTCACCGCCGAGATGATGGCCGCGAACCAGCCGATCGTCGCCGGGCTGCGGCGGGTGGCCGCGCGGCACGGCGCCGGCGTCACGCCCGCCCAGACGGCGCTGGCGTGGGTACTGGCCCAGGGCCGGCACGTGGTGCCCGTACCGGGCAGCAAACAGGAGCGCTGGGTCGCGGAGAACGCGCGGGCGGCCGAGGTGCGCCTGACGGCGGAGGACGTGGCGGAGCTGGGGCGGCTTCCGGGAGCGCTGGGGTCGTGGAACTGA
- a CDS encoding acetolactate synthase large subunit — protein MPMTEQATGAHHPQPRPRSGGHQPVPEHLTGAQSLIRSLEEVGADTVFGIPGGAILPAYDPLMDSTKVRHVLVRHEQGAGHAATGYAQATGKVGVCMATSGPGATNLVTPIADAHMDSVPLVAITGQVASKAIGTDAFQEADIVGITMPITKHNFLVTKAEDIPRVIAQAFHIASTGRPGPVLVDIAKDALQAKTTFSWPPVMDLPGYRPVTKPHAKQIREAAKLITSARRPVLYVGGGVIKAHATAELKVLAELTGAPVTTTLMALGAFPDSHPLHVGMPGMHGSVTAVTALQKADLIVALGARFDDRVTGKLDSFAPYAKIVHADIDPAEIGKNRAADVPIVGDAREVIADLIQAVQKEHGEGHKGDYSAWWKDLSRWRDTYPLGYDQPEDGSLSPQQVIERIGQLAPEGTIFAAGVGQHQMWAAHFIQYDRPATWLNSGGAGTMGYAVPAAMGAKAGQPDRAVWAIDGDGCFQMTNQELTTCALNNIPIKVAIINNGALGMVRQWQTLFYNQRYSNTVLHSGPGAEPKGPSAGTRVPDFVKLSEAMGCYAIRCESPEDLDKVIEEANSINDRPVVVDFIVHEDAMVWPMVAAGTSNDEIMAARDVRPDFGDNEDD, from the coding sequence ATGCCGATGACCGAGCAGGCCACCGGGGCCCATCACCCGCAGCCGCGGCCCCGATCCGGAGGACACCAGCCCGTGCCCGAGCACCTCACGGGCGCGCAGTCCCTCATCCGCTCTCTCGAGGAGGTCGGCGCCGACACGGTATTCGGCATTCCCGGCGGTGCGATCCTTCCCGCGTACGACCCGCTGATGGACTCCACCAAGGTGCGCCACGTCCTCGTCCGGCACGAGCAGGGCGCCGGCCACGCGGCCACCGGCTACGCGCAGGCCACCGGCAAGGTCGGCGTCTGCATGGCCACCTCCGGCCCCGGCGCCACCAACCTGGTCACCCCGATCGCCGACGCCCACATGGACTCCGTGCCGCTGGTCGCGATCACCGGCCAGGTGGCGTCCAAGGCGATCGGTACGGACGCCTTCCAGGAGGCGGACATCGTCGGCATCACCATGCCGATCACCAAGCACAACTTCCTGGTCACCAAGGCCGAGGACATCCCGCGGGTCATCGCGCAGGCGTTCCACATCGCCTCCACCGGCCGCCCCGGCCCCGTCCTGGTCGACATCGCCAAGGACGCCCTCCAGGCGAAGACCACCTTCTCCTGGCCCCCGGTGATGGACCTGCCGGGCTACCGCCCGGTGACCAAGCCGCACGCCAAGCAGATCCGTGAGGCCGCCAAGCTCATCACCTCCGCCAGGCGGCCCGTCCTCTACGTCGGCGGCGGTGTCATCAAGGCACACGCCACCGCCGAGCTCAAGGTCCTCGCCGAGCTCACCGGAGCGCCCGTCACCACCACCCTGATGGCGCTCGGCGCGTTCCCCGACAGCCACCCGCTGCACGTGGGAATGCCGGGCATGCACGGTTCGGTCACCGCCGTCACCGCGCTGCAGAAGGCCGACCTGATCGTCGCCCTCGGAGCCCGCTTCGACGACCGCGTCACCGGCAAGCTGGACAGCTTCGCCCCGTACGCCAAGATCGTCCACGCCGACATCGACCCGGCCGAGATCGGCAAGAACCGCGCGGCCGACGTGCCGATCGTCGGTGACGCCCGCGAGGTCATCGCCGACCTCATCCAGGCCGTCCAGAAGGAGCACGGCGAGGGCCACAAGGGCGACTACAGCGCCTGGTGGAAGGACCTCAGCCGCTGGCGCGACACCTACCCGCTCGGCTACGACCAGCCCGAGGACGGCTCGCTGTCCCCGCAGCAGGTCATCGAGCGTATCGGGCAGCTGGCCCCGGAGGGCACGATCTTCGCGGCCGGTGTCGGCCAGCACCAGATGTGGGCGGCGCACTTCATCCAGTACGACAGGCCCGCCACCTGGCTGAACTCCGGGGGCGCCGGAACCATGGGCTACGCGGTCCCGGCCGCCATGGGCGCCAAGGCCGGCCAGCCCGACCGGGCCGTCTGGGCGATCGACGGCGACGGCTGCTTCCAGATGACCAACCAGGAGCTCACCACCTGCGCCCTGAACAACATCCCGATCAAGGTCGCCATCATCAACAACGGCGCCCTCGGGATGGTCCGCCAGTGGCAGACCCTGTTCTACAACCAGCGTTACTCCAACACGGTGCTGCACTCCGGGCCGGGCGCCGAGCCCAAGGGGCCGAGCGCGGGCACCCGCGTCCCCGACTTCGTGAAGCTGTCGGAGGCCATGGGCTGCTACGCGATCCGCTGCGAGTCCCCGGAGGACCTCGACAAGGTCATCGAGGAGGCGAACTCGATCAACGACCGCCCGGTCGTCGTCGACTTCATCGTCCACGAGGACGCGATGGTGTGGCCGATGGTCGCCGCCGGCACCTCCAACGACGAGATCATGGCCGCCCGGGACGTGCGCCCCGACTTCGGCGACAACGAAGACGACTGA
- the ilvN gene encoding acetolactate synthase small subunit produces MSKHTLSVLVENTPGILARIAALFSRRGFNIDSLAVGVTEHPDISRITIVVSVADLPLEQVTKQLNKLVNVLKIVELEPSQAVQRELVLVKVRADNETRSQIVEIVQLFRAKTVDVSPEAVTIEATGSSDKLAAMLKMLEPFGIKELVQSGTIAIGRGARSITDRSLRALDRSA; encoded by the coding sequence ATGTCCAAGCACACGCTCTCCGTCCTGGTGGAGAACACGCCGGGCATCCTCGCCCGGATCGCCGCCCTGTTCTCCCGCCGCGGCTTCAACATCGACTCGCTCGCGGTCGGCGTCACCGAACACCCCGACATCTCCCGCATCACCATCGTGGTGAGCGTCGCCGACCTGCCGCTGGAGCAGGTGACCAAGCAGCTCAACAAGCTCGTCAACGTGCTGAAGATCGTCGAGCTGGAGCCCTCGCAGGCCGTGCAGCGCGAACTCGTTCTGGTGAAGGTGCGCGCCGACAACGAGACGCGCTCCCAGATCGTCGAGATCGTCCAGCTGTTCCGCGCCAAGACCGTGGACGTCTCCCCGGAGGCCGTCACGATCGAGGCCACCGGCAGCAGCGACAAGCTGGCGGCCATGCTCAAGATGCTGGAGCCGTTCGGCATCAAGGAGCTGGTCCAGTCCGGGACGATCGCGATCGGGCGTGGCGCCCGCTCGATCACGGACCGGTCGTTGCGCGCCCTGGACCGGTCGGCTTAG